A single window of Aphidius gifuensis isolate YNYX2018 linkage group LG1, ASM1490517v1, whole genome shotgun sequence DNA harbors:
- the LOC122860877 gene encoding carboxypeptidase B-like isoform X3: protein MSSKLIFICTIILFKINFFMCSPLTEYNLTDHFVKNHQRKSKIILLPDDNLELSTDGFYNNKSMADDVDEPSEFNDEEIETDEMFDKEKNLSFKLFSSRYNKRGFSFTNLFESVLDVVADGFSSLVNNVIGEAKYSKTTGNRVSYKGHQVLRIHPMTPSQVDELREMRETETEDIKFWTEPSGNRTTDIVVAPDIIDDVKDFFRQKKIEYKVLLPDLQKTIAYQNPKMSKEQRDDLVTNQGHSMTWRRYQRFSEIMKYLEYLEMRYPNLIEVETIGHSYEGQPLRVVKVSTGKNEKTGESKPIVWIDAGMHAREWISTAVATYILNELTEKNSTYSKLLDTIDWMILPVSNPDGYEYSHVSDRLWRKTRSSYSDESDSSSRYTPAGLLHLVTHYTKWFWGKCEGVDPNRNFDYHWGQDKIRNGASTDPCHETYEGPQAFSEPETKAMADYIMSNRNNIKLYLTLHSYNQMWLVPWGHTHTKPSDYSDLIRAAKKAAKSIHKVYGTSYKVGSSADLLYPTTGASDDWAKGKAGIKYSYTVELRDRGAYGFLLPATQIIPTSREIWAGIRTIARIVTTDI from the exons ATGTctagtaaattaatatttatttgtactattattttatttaaaattaatttcttcatgTGTTCTCCATTAacagaatataatttaactgatcattttgttaaaaatcatcaaagaaaatctaaaataattttgctgCCTGATGACAATTTGGAATTGTCAACTGATgg attttataataataaatcaatggctgatgatgttgatgaaccATCAGAATTTAATGATGAAGAAATTGAGACAGATGAAAtgtttgataaagaaaaaaatttatcatttaaattattttcatcaaggtATAATAAAAGAggtttttcatttacaaatttatttgaatcagTTTTGGATGTTGTTGCTGATGGTTTTAGTTCACTTGTTAATAATGTTATTGGTGAAGCAAAATATAGTAAAACAACTGGTAATAGAGTTAGTTATAAAGGACATCAAGTGTTGAGAATTCATCCAATGACACCAAGTCAAGTTGATGAACTTCGTGAGATGAGAGAAACAGAGACTGaggatattaaattttggacAGAACCATCTGGAAAtag aacAACTGATATTGTTGTGGCGCCAGATATCATTGATGAtgttaaagatttttttcgtcaaaaaaaaattgaatacaaGGTGTTATTACCtgatttacaaaaaacaatagCATATCAAAATCCAAAAATGTCAAAAGAACAAAGAGACGATTTGGTAACAAATCAAGGACATTCAATGACATGGAGACGTTATCAAAGATTTTCTG aaataatgaaatatttagaaTATCTGGAAATGAGATATCcaaatttaattgaagttGAAACAATTGGACATAGTTATGAGGGTCAACCACTTCGAGTTGTCAAAGTATCAActggtaaaaatgaaaaaactggTGAATCAAAGCCAATTGTTTGGATCGATGCAG gtATGCATGCAAGAGAATGGATATCGACAGCAGTTGCAACCTACATTCTCAATGAATTGacggaaaaaaattcaacatacTCAAAACTTTTAGACACAATTGATTGGATGATTTTGCCAGTTTCAAATCCAGATGGTTATGAATATAGTCATGTTAGTGATAGGCTATGGAGAAAAACAAGAAGTAGTTATTCTGATGAAAGCGATTCaag tAGTAGATATACACCAGCTGGATTATTACACTTGGTAACACATTATACAAAATGGTTTTGGGGTAAATGTGAGGGTGTTGATCCAAATAGAAATTTCGATTATCATTGGGGACAAGATAAAATACGTAATGGAGCAAGTACTGATCCATGTCATGAAACATATGAAGGACCACAAGCATTTTCAGAACCAGAAACAAAAGCAATGGCTGATTATATTATGTCAAATCGTAATAACATTAa aTTATATTTAACACTACATTCATACAATCAAATGTGGTTGGTACCATGGGGACATACACATACAAAACCATCAGATTATTCGGATTTAATACGTGCTGCTAAAAAAGCAGCAAAATCAATACACAAAGTTTATGGTACATCATACAAAGTTGGATCATCTGCTGATTTACTTTATCCAACAACTGGTGCATCTGATGATTGGGCAAAAGGTAAAGCTggaattaaatattcatacacTGTTGAATTAAGAGACAGAGGTGCTTATGGTTTTTTATTACCAGCAACACAAATAATACCAACATCCAGAGAAATATGGGCTGGTATTAGAACAATAGCACGTATTGTTACGactgatatttaa
- the LOC122860867 gene encoding trypsin-like: MLIQAIFVSLLTTQVLSYGSDNRIVYSFTASANQFPHQVSLARSNIWGVPDQLEQRSYCGGSIINNSWILTAAYCVYGIPTTSASRIIILAGKHNLTDTFEPHQQSRLASRIHIHPSYPGQNAQHDIALIKLSEPLVFDAYVKPVVLPNLNANHSGEGYISGWGSTSKTEIEIMPNILHYDHVPLVAYDVCRNTMKQMGIHLEIFSTQLCTGPRGGIISTCIGDSGGPLVTNYLTNGKYEQIGIVSWGLYPCGISEISSVYTRVSYYVSWINQIMSTY, encoded by the exons ATGTTGATCCAGGCTATTTTTGTGTCACTCCTCACAACCCAag tTTTGAGTTACGGATCAGATAACCGTATTGTCTATTCTTTCACTGCAAGTGCAAATCAATTTCCACATCAGGTATCACTAGCTCGTTCAAATATCTGGGGTGTACCAGATCAATTAGAACAACGTTCATATTGTGGTGGTTCAATTATCAACAACAGTTGGATTCTAACAGCAGCTTATTGTGTTTATGGAATTCCAACAACATCAGCAAGTAGAATTATCATTCTTGCTGGAAAACATAATCTTACTGATACATTTGAGCCTCATCAACAAAGTCGTTTAGCCAGTCGTATACATATTCATCCTTCTTATCCAGG acAAAATGCTCAACATGATATTGCTCTTATTAAATTAAGTGAACCACTTGTTTTTGATGCATATGTTAAACCAGTTGTTCTTCCAAATTTAAATGCAAATCACAGTGGTGAAGGATACATCAGTGGTTGGGGTTCAACTTCAAAAACCGAGATAGAAATTATGCCAAATATTTTGCATTATGATCATGTTCCACTGGTAGCTTATGATGTATGTCGAAATACAATGAAACAAATGGGCATACATTTGGAAATATTTTCTACACAATTATGTACTGGACCACGTGGTGGAATTATTTCAACATGTATTGGTGATTCTGGTGGTCCACTTGTTACAAATTATCTTACAAATGGTAAATATGAACAAATTGGTATTGTTTCTTGGGGTCTTTATCCATGTGGTATCAGTGAAATATCATCTGTTTATACACGTGTTAGTTATTATGTTTCTTGgatcaatcaaataatgtcAACATACtaa
- the LOC122847831 gene encoding coagulation factor IX-like, which yields MLIQYLIVSALICQSFSLTGHYMNGAPINRKFHVHLTRNRVWGVPFEISQVFCGGSIISERWILTAAYCVFKLPSNTQIEVVAGRDSISQRLDPNQQNRMVTSIHIHHSYPGSNAQHDIALLKVKEPFDFNYYVGKISFEKINPVRILSDYEYNTESTIDDLSNSVAIVSGLGSISRNYTVIIPEYLQYEEVSVIDNEYCRTIIKEAVSGGMFPCGVVDVPSVYTRVPSYVDWINNTMELK from the exons ATGTTGATACAGTATTTAATTGTATCAGCCTTAATATGTCAAA GCTTTAGCCTTACTGGTCATTACATGAATGGTGCTCCaatcaatagaaaatttcATGTACACCTGACTCGAAATAGAGTCTGGGGTGTACCATTTGAAATATCACAAGTATTTTGCGGAGGTTCAATAATCAGTGAACGGTGGATTCTTACCGCTGCATATTGTGTTTTTAAACTTCCATCAAACACTCAAATTGAAGTTGTAGCTGGTAGAGATTCCATCAGCCAAAGACTTGATCCTAATCAACAAAATCGTATGGTCACTTCGATACATATTCATCATTCATATCCAgg atCAAATGCACAACATGACATTGCTCTTCTAAAAGTCAAAGAACCTTTTGATTTCAATTACTACGTTGGAAAAATaagctttgaaaaaataaacccTGTAAGAATTTTATCTGATTATGAATATAATACTGAAAGTACTATTGATGATTTAAGTAACAGTGTAGCTATTGTAAGTGGCTTGGGTTCAATTTCACGAAATTACACTGTAATTATACCAGAATATTTGCAATATGAAGAGGTATCAGTCATCGACAATGAATATTGTAGAACTATAATTAAAGAAGCGG TGAGTGGTGGAATGTTTCCATGTGGAGTGGTAGATGTTCCATCGGTATACACAAGAGTTCCAAGTTATGTAGATTGGATTAACAACACAATGGaacttaaataa
- the LOC122860877 gene encoding carboxypeptidase B-like isoform X2 — MSSKLIFICTIILFKINFFMCSPLTEYNLTDHFVKNHQRKSKIILLPDDNLELSTDGFYNNKSMADDVDEPSEFNDEEIETDEMFDKEKNLSFKLFSSRYNKRGFSFTNLFESVLDVVADGFSSLVNNVIGEAKYSKTTGNRVSYKGHQVLRIHPMTPSQVDELREMRETETEDIKFWTEPSGNRTTDIVVAPDIIDDVKDFFRQKKIEYKVLLPDLQKTIAYQNPKMSKEQRDDLVTNQGHSMTWRRYQRFSEIMKYLEYLEMRYPNLIEVETIGHSYEGQPLRVVKVSTGKNEKTGESKPIVWIDAGMHAREWISTAVATYILNELTEKNSTYSKLLDTIDWMILPVSNPDGYEYSHVSDRLWRKTRSSYSDESDSRYTPAGLLHLVTHYTKWFWGKCEGVDPNRNFDYHWGQDKIRNGASTDPCHETYEGPQAFSEPETKAMADYIMSNRNNIKLYLTLHSYNQMWLVPWGHTHTKPSDYSDLIRAAKKAAKSIHKVYGTSYKVGSSADLLYPTTGASDDWAKGKAGIKYSYTVELRDRGAYGFLLPATQIIPTSREIWAGIRTIARIVTTDI, encoded by the exons ATGTctagtaaattaatatttatttgtactattattttatttaaaattaatttcttcatgTGTTCTCCATTAacagaatataatttaactgatcattttgttaaaaatcatcaaagaaaatctaaaataattttgctgCCTGATGACAATTTGGAATTGTCAACTGATgg attttataataataaatcaatggctgatgatgttgatgaaccATCAGAATTTAATGATGAAGAAATTGAGACAGATGAAAtgtttgataaagaaaaaaatttatcatttaaattattttcatcaaggtATAATAAAAGAggtttttcatttacaaatttatttgaatcagTTTTGGATGTTGTTGCTGATGGTTTTAGTTCACTTGTTAATAATGTTATTGGTGAAGCAAAATATAGTAAAACAACTGGTAATAGAGTTAGTTATAAAGGACATCAAGTGTTGAGAATTCATCCAATGACACCAAGTCAAGTTGATGAACTTCGTGAGATGAGAGAAACAGAGACTGaggatattaaattttggacAGAACCATCTGGAAAtag aacAACTGATATTGTTGTGGCGCCAGATATCATTGATGAtgttaaagatttttttcgtcaaaaaaaaattgaatacaaGGTGTTATTACCtgatttacaaaaaacaatagCATATCAAAATCCAAAAATGTCAAAAGAACAAAGAGACGATTTGGTAACAAATCAAGGACATTCAATGACATGGAGACGTTATCAAAGATTTTCTG aaataatgaaatatttagaaTATCTGGAAATGAGATATCcaaatttaattgaagttGAAACAATTGGACATAGTTATGAGGGTCAACCACTTCGAGTTGTCAAAGTATCAActggtaaaaatgaaaaaactggTGAATCAAAGCCAATTGTTTGGATCGATGCAG gtATGCATGCAAGAGAATGGATATCGACAGCAGTTGCAACCTACATTCTCAATGAATTGacggaaaaaaattcaacatacTCAAAACTTTTAGACACAATTGATTGGATGATTTTGCCAGTTTCAAATCCAGATGGTTATGAATATAGTCATGTTAGTGATAGGCTATGGAGAAAAACAAGAAGTAGTTATTCTGATGAAAGCGATTCaag ATATACACCAGCTGGATTATTACACTTGGTAACACATTATACAAAATGGTTTTGGGGTAAATGTGAGGGTGTTGATCCAAATAGAAATTTCGATTATCATTGGGGACAAGATAAAATACGTAATGGAGCAAGTACTGATCCATGTCATGAAACATATGAAGGACCACAAGCATTTTCAGAACCAGAAACAAAAGCAATGGCTGATTATATTATGTCAAATCGTAATAACATTAa aTTATATTTAACACTACATTCATACAATCAAATGTGGTTGGTACCATGGGGACATACACATACAAAACCATCAGATTATTCGGATTTAATACGTGCTGCTAAAAAAGCAGCAAAATCAATACACAAAGTTTATGGTACATCATACAAAGTTGGATCATCTGCTGATTTACTTTATCCAACAACTGGTGCATCTGATGATTGGGCAAAAGGTAAAGCTggaattaaatattcatacacTGTTGAATTAAGAGACAGAGGTGCTTATGGTTTTTTATTACCAGCAACACAAATAATACCAACATCCAGAGAAATATGGGCTGGTATTAGAACAATAGCACGTATTGTTACGactgatatttaa
- the LOC122860866 gene encoding kallikrein-1-like, with amino-acid sequence MFIQCIFFLSLFINKVFSDDYMPVNRIVNALPAELNQFPYQVSISLAGVWGVPFIISQNPICSGSIIHPRWILTSAYCVYELTSKDRILVQAGKNFINEATEPYQQNRFVNKVYLHPSYPGENARHDIALLTLDKPLSINQNVMAVNLPAPEVVYLGEGIVAGWGSTSFSQNTELSTELRYDTVPIIEHDKCNEILKDKRLPLQVFSEQICTGSGIRNSAVCNGDSGGPLVTKEKLDGYHVQIGIISWGLFPCGKDEIGAVYTRVSCYIDWIDDIVLSDKDNIKNTEFEQQ; translated from the exons atgtttatccagtgtatattttttctttcattatttattaataaag tttttagcGATGATTATATGCCAGTTAATCGTATTGTAAATGCATTACCTGCTGAATTGAATCAATTTCCATATCAAGTATCAATATCATTAGCTGGTGTTTGGGGTGTgccatttattatttctcaaaATCCAATATGTAGTGGTTCAATAATTCATCCAAGATGGATATTAACATCAGCATATTGTGTCTACGAATTAACATCAAAAGATAGAATATTGGTACAAGctggtaaaaattttatcaatgaagCTACTGAGCCATATCAACAAAATCGTTTCGTTAATAAAGTATATCTTCATCCTTCTTATCCagg agAAAATGCACGACATGATATTGCACTTCTTACATTAGATAAACCACTTTCTATCAATCAAAATGTTATGGCAGTTAATCTTCCAGCACCAGAAGTTGTATATCTTGGTGAAGGAATTGTTGCTGGTTGGGGCTCAACGTCATTCAGTCAAAATACTGAATTATCAACAGAATTAAGATATGACACTGTACCAATTATTGAACATGATAAAtgcaatgaaattttaaaagataaacgTTTACCATTACAAGTATTTAGTGAACAAATATGTACTGGTTCAGGTATAAGAAATTCAGCAGTATGTAATGGTGATTCAGGTGGTCCATTAGttactaaagaaaaattagatgGTTATCATGTACAAATTGGAATTATATCTTGGGGTCTTTTTCCATGTGGTAAGGATGAAATTGGAGCTGTTTATACACGTGTATCATGTTATATTGATTGGATTGATGATATTGTATTGAGTgataaagataatattaaaaatactgaatttgaacaacaataa
- the LOC122860877 gene encoding carboxypeptidase B-like isoform X1 has translation MSSKLIFICTIILFKINFFMCSPLTEYNLTDHFVKNHQRKSKIILLPDDNLELSTDGFYNNKSMADDVDEPSEFNDEEIETDEMFDKEKNLSFKLFSSRYNKRGFSFTNLFESVLDVVADGFSSLVNNVIGEAKYSKTTGNRVSYKGHQVLRIHPMTPSQVDELREMRETETEDIKFWTEPSGNRTTDIVVAPDIIDDVKDFFRQKKIEYKVLLPDLQKTIAYQNPKMSKEQRDDLVTNQGHSMTWRRYQRFSEIMKYLEYLEMRYPNLIEVETIGHSYEGQPLRVVKVSTGKNEKTGESKPIVWIDAGMHAREWISTAVATYILNELTEKNSTYSKLLDTIDWMILPVSNPDGYEYSHVSDRLWRKTRSSYSDESDSSRYTPAGLLHLVTHYTKWFWGKCEGVDPNRNFDYHWGQDKIRNGASTDPCHETYEGPQAFSEPETKAMADYIMSNRNNIKLYLTLHSYNQMWLVPWGHTHTKPSDYSDLIRAAKKAAKSIHKVYGTSYKVGSSADLLYPTTGASDDWAKGKAGIKYSYTVELRDRGAYGFLLPATQIIPTSREIWAGIRTIARIVTTDI, from the exons ATGTctagtaaattaatatttatttgtactattattttatttaaaattaatttcttcatgTGTTCTCCATTAacagaatataatttaactgatcattttgttaaaaatcatcaaagaaaatctaaaataattttgctgCCTGATGACAATTTGGAATTGTCAACTGATgg attttataataataaatcaatggctgatgatgttgatgaaccATCAGAATTTAATGATGAAGAAATTGAGACAGATGAAAtgtttgataaagaaaaaaatttatcatttaaattattttcatcaaggtATAATAAAAGAggtttttcatttacaaatttatttgaatcagTTTTGGATGTTGTTGCTGATGGTTTTAGTTCACTTGTTAATAATGTTATTGGTGAAGCAAAATATAGTAAAACAACTGGTAATAGAGTTAGTTATAAAGGACATCAAGTGTTGAGAATTCATCCAATGACACCAAGTCAAGTTGATGAACTTCGTGAGATGAGAGAAACAGAGACTGaggatattaaattttggacAGAACCATCTGGAAAtag aacAACTGATATTGTTGTGGCGCCAGATATCATTGATGAtgttaaagatttttttcgtcaaaaaaaaattgaatacaaGGTGTTATTACCtgatttacaaaaaacaatagCATATCAAAATCCAAAAATGTCAAAAGAACAAAGAGACGATTTGGTAACAAATCAAGGACATTCAATGACATGGAGACGTTATCAAAGATTTTCTG aaataatgaaatatttagaaTATCTGGAAATGAGATATCcaaatttaattgaagttGAAACAATTGGACATAGTTATGAGGGTCAACCACTTCGAGTTGTCAAAGTATCAActggtaaaaatgaaaaaactggTGAATCAAAGCCAATTGTTTGGATCGATGCAG gtATGCATGCAAGAGAATGGATATCGACAGCAGTTGCAACCTACATTCTCAATGAATTGacggaaaaaaattcaacatacTCAAAACTTTTAGACACAATTGATTGGATGATTTTGCCAGTTTCAAATCCAGATGGTTATGAATATAGTCATGTTAGTGATAGGCTATGGAGAAAAACAAGAAGTAGTTATTCTGATGAAAGCGATTCaag TAGATATACACCAGCTGGATTATTACACTTGGTAACACATTATACAAAATGGTTTTGGGGTAAATGTGAGGGTGTTGATCCAAATAGAAATTTCGATTATCATTGGGGACAAGATAAAATACGTAATGGAGCAAGTACTGATCCATGTCATGAAACATATGAAGGACCACAAGCATTTTCAGAACCAGAAACAAAAGCAATGGCTGATTATATTATGTCAAATCGTAATAACATTAa aTTATATTTAACACTACATTCATACAATCAAATGTGGTTGGTACCATGGGGACATACACATACAAAACCATCAGATTATTCGGATTTAATACGTGCTGCTAAAAAAGCAGCAAAATCAATACACAAAGTTTATGGTACATCATACAAAGTTGGATCATCTGCTGATTTACTTTATCCAACAACTGGTGCATCTGATGATTGGGCAAAAGGTAAAGCTggaattaaatattcatacacTGTTGAATTAAGAGACAGAGGTGCTTATGGTTTTTTATTACCAGCAACACAAATAATACCAACATCCAGAGAAATATGGGCTGGTATTAGAACAATAGCACGTATTGTTACGactgatatttaa
- the LOC122860878 gene encoding trypsin-1-like, with translation MFIQYILGAILLVQAFGLESRITDGQSALPHEFPYQVSVAWGVPPFLKYRHVCGGSIVSEYWVLTAGHCVTEIPKIGRLQVQAGKHIVNKPEEGQQNRQVGLKLAHRLYPGGVAQHDIALLRLKEPLVFNEFIQPVALPKPNYKHLGKTVLSGWGSTSKKLLPSMPKELQKAEIPIVDFDTCYESFSSVGGEFELFDTQICTGPIGGTVSACSGDSGGPLVQYDEEGKAEQVGIVSWGMYPCGKAGTPSVYTRVSSYVDWIENKLLNY, from the exons atGTTTATACAGTACATACTTGGTGCTATTCTTCTGGTCCAGG catTTGGTCTGGAATCTAGAATTACTGATGGACAATCAGCATTGCCACATGAATTTCCTTATCAAGTATCTGTTGCTTGGGGAGTTCctccatttttaaaatatcgtCATGTATGTGGTGGATCAATTGTCAGTGAATATTGGGTATTAACAGCTGGTCATTGTGTTACTGAAATACCAAAAATTGGACGTCTTCAAGTACAAGCTGGTAAACATATTGTTAACAAACCTGAAGAAGGCCAACAAAATCGTCAAGTTGGTCTTAAACTTGCTCATCGACTTTACCCagg TGGTGTTGCTCAACATGACATTGCTCTTTTACGCTTAAAAGAACCACTtgttttcaatgaatttattcagCCAGTTGCATTACCAAAACCAAATTACAAACATCTTGGAAAAACAGTGTTGAGTGGTTGGGGttcaacatcaaaaaaattacttccATCTATGCCAAAAGAACTTCAAAAAGCTGAAATTCcaattgttgattttgataCTTGTTATGAATCATTTTCTTCAGTTGGAGgtgaatttgaattatttgatacaCAAATATGTACTGGACCAATTGGTGGTACTGTCTCAGCATGCTCTGGTGATTCTGGTGGTCCACTTGTTCAATATGATGAAGAGGGTAAAGCTGAACAAGTTGGAATTGTTTCATGGG gaaTGTATCCATGTGGCAAAGCTGGTACACCATCAGTTTACACACGTGTATCGTCATATGTTGACtggattgaaaataaacttttaaattattaa